Proteins from one Cicer arietinum cultivar CDC Frontier isolate Library 1 chromosome 3, Cicar.CDCFrontier_v2.0, whole genome shotgun sequence genomic window:
- the LOC101497385 gene encoding importin subunit alpha-4-like isoform X1: MFMRPDINGSSSSSQRKKDYKNTGVEAEDGRRRRLEDLFEIRKNKRQDNLFKKRKGDTSSPTTAPLCLINTDQDILIFMIQRIPTLTQSLMSNNPASQLEATTEICKLLSKGHIALIDEVIRAGVVPQLVRFLAMDDIPQLQYMAAWTLTNISSGTSEHTRIVIEHDAVPRLVHLLCHSSVDDCKEQAIWALGNIAGDSLSTRDHVLSHGALLPILGLLWNPSLVKVSILKIASWSLSNLCRGDLPSTIFEQITRTLPFLGKLMLMSDEEVVANACLTVSYLTHEGSSELIQAVIQANVCPRLVQLLQFSEKKVIVPALWTLGDITFGVEAAHTQVLIDQGVLPCLKLLLSKSDKTVLKYACWVISNITAGTRAQMQAVIDDDLISPLVCLTKAEFDIKMEAAWAIVNATFGTHEQIQFLASKGCIEALCDLLTCSDPSVLSICLVGLHNILHSGKKNKNLPVGVNIYVEMVEECGGLEKIVGLQSYENNDIYNKAVAVLETYWHEELIPLDDTNLHNTEGGTGQGLSFGSNLPTSDFNFSEKN, from the exons ATGTTTATGAGACCTGATATTAATggatcttcttcatcttctcagAGGAAGAAAGATTACAAGAATACTGGTGTTGAGGCGGAAGATGGTCGGAGAAGGAGACTGGAAGACCTCTTCGAGATAAGGAAGAATAAGCGCCAAGATAATCTCTTCAAGAAGCGAAAGGGTGACACTTCTTCTCCTACCACTGCCCCTCTCTGCCTCATCAACACT GACCAGGATATTCTAATATTcatg ATTCAACGCATTCCTACATTGACACAATCATTAATGTCTAACAATCCTGCTTCACAACTGGAAGCAACTACTGAGATTTGTAAGCTACTATCGAAGG GTCACATTGCTCTAATTGATGAGGTGATCCGGGCAGGTGTTGTCCCTCAGCTTGTGAGGTTTTTGGCAATGGATGATATACCACAACTGCAG TACATGGCAGCATGGACTCTGACCAACATTTCCTCGGGAACGTCTGAGCATACAAGAATTGTGATTGAACATGATGCTGTTCCCCGGCTTGTGCACCTTCTGTGTCATAGTAGTGTTGACGACTGCAAAGAACAG GCGATATGGGCATTAGGTAATATTGCTGGTGATTCCCTGAGCACAAGGGATCATGTTCTTAGCCATGGTGCACTCTTGCCAATATTGGGTCTGTTGTGGAATCCATCTTTAGTAAAAGTATCTATCTTGAAGATCGCTTCATGGAGTTTATCAAACTTGTGCCGTGGAGACCTTCCTTCAACAATTTTTGAACAG ATAACACGTACATTGCCTTTCCTTGGAAAACTCATGTTGATGTCTGATGAAGAAGTTGTAGCAAATGCATGTCTGACTGTCTCTTATCTTACTCATGAGGGCTCAAGTGAATTGATCCAAGCTGTCATTCAAGCAAATGTTTGCCCACGACTTGTACAGTTACTACA ATTTTcagaaaaaaaagttattgtaCCTGCTCTGTGGACTCTAGGAGATATTACTTTTGGTGTTGAGGCTGCTCACACTCAG GTTCTAATTGACCAAGGAGTTCTCCCTTGTCTTAAACTACTTCTTTCAAAAAGTGATAAAACCGTCCTCAAATATGCTTGTTGGGTAATCTCAAATATCACAGCCGGGACTAGAGCTCAAATGCAG GCTGTCATTGATGATGATCTTATTAGTCCTCTTGTTTGTCTTACAAAGGCTGAATTTGACATTAAGATGGAGGCTGCATGGGCTATTGTCAATGCCACTTTTGGAACTCATGAGCAGATTCA GTTCTTGGCGAGTAAAGGGTGCATCGAGGCGCTTTGTGATCTCTTGACTTGTTCAGACCCAAGTGTTTTGTCAATTTGTCTGGTTGGGTTGCATAACATTTTACACTCTGGAAAAAAGAACAAGAATCTTCCAGTTGGAGTCAATATTTATGTCGAAATGGTTGAAGAGTGTGGAGGATTGGAAAAGATTGTAGGTTTGCAAAGCTATGAGAACAATGACATTTATAATAAGGCTGTGGCGGTTTTGGAGACATATTGGCATGAGGAGCTTATACCGCTAGATGATACGAATCTTCACAATACTGAGGGTGGTACTGGCCAAGGTTTATCTTTTGGGTCCAACCTCCCCACATCTGATTtcaatttttctgaaaaaaattaa
- the LOC101497385 gene encoding importin subunit alpha-4-like isoform X2 — MIQRIPTLTQSLMSNNPASQLEATTEICKLLSKGHIALIDEVIRAGVVPQLVRFLAMDDIPQLQYMAAWTLTNISSGTSEHTRIVIEHDAVPRLVHLLCHSSVDDCKEQAIWALGNIAGDSLSTRDHVLSHGALLPILGLLWNPSLVKVSILKIASWSLSNLCRGDLPSTIFEQITRTLPFLGKLMLMSDEEVVANACLTVSYLTHEGSSELIQAVIQANVCPRLVQLLQFSEKKVIVPALWTLGDITFGVEAAHTQVLIDQGVLPCLKLLLSKSDKTVLKYACWVISNITAGTRAQMQAVIDDDLISPLVCLTKAEFDIKMEAAWAIVNATFGTHEQIQFLASKGCIEALCDLLTCSDPSVLSICLVGLHNILHSGKKNKNLPVGVNIYVEMVEECGGLEKIVGLQSYENNDIYNKAVAVLETYWHEELIPLDDTNLHNTEGGTGQGLSFGSNLPTSDFNFSEKN; from the exons atg ATTCAACGCATTCCTACATTGACACAATCATTAATGTCTAACAATCCTGCTTCACAACTGGAAGCAACTACTGAGATTTGTAAGCTACTATCGAAGG GTCACATTGCTCTAATTGATGAGGTGATCCGGGCAGGTGTTGTCCCTCAGCTTGTGAGGTTTTTGGCAATGGATGATATACCACAACTGCAG TACATGGCAGCATGGACTCTGACCAACATTTCCTCGGGAACGTCTGAGCATACAAGAATTGTGATTGAACATGATGCTGTTCCCCGGCTTGTGCACCTTCTGTGTCATAGTAGTGTTGACGACTGCAAAGAACAG GCGATATGGGCATTAGGTAATATTGCTGGTGATTCCCTGAGCACAAGGGATCATGTTCTTAGCCATGGTGCACTCTTGCCAATATTGGGTCTGTTGTGGAATCCATCTTTAGTAAAAGTATCTATCTTGAAGATCGCTTCATGGAGTTTATCAAACTTGTGCCGTGGAGACCTTCCTTCAACAATTTTTGAACAG ATAACACGTACATTGCCTTTCCTTGGAAAACTCATGTTGATGTCTGATGAAGAAGTTGTAGCAAATGCATGTCTGACTGTCTCTTATCTTACTCATGAGGGCTCAAGTGAATTGATCCAAGCTGTCATTCAAGCAAATGTTTGCCCACGACTTGTACAGTTACTACA ATTTTcagaaaaaaaagttattgtaCCTGCTCTGTGGACTCTAGGAGATATTACTTTTGGTGTTGAGGCTGCTCACACTCAG GTTCTAATTGACCAAGGAGTTCTCCCTTGTCTTAAACTACTTCTTTCAAAAAGTGATAAAACCGTCCTCAAATATGCTTGTTGGGTAATCTCAAATATCACAGCCGGGACTAGAGCTCAAATGCAG GCTGTCATTGATGATGATCTTATTAGTCCTCTTGTTTGTCTTACAAAGGCTGAATTTGACATTAAGATGGAGGCTGCATGGGCTATTGTCAATGCCACTTTTGGAACTCATGAGCAGATTCA GTTCTTGGCGAGTAAAGGGTGCATCGAGGCGCTTTGTGATCTCTTGACTTGTTCAGACCCAAGTGTTTTGTCAATTTGTCTGGTTGGGTTGCATAACATTTTACACTCTGGAAAAAAGAACAAGAATCTTCCAGTTGGAGTCAATATTTATGTCGAAATGGTTGAAGAGTGTGGAGGATTGGAAAAGATTGTAGGTTTGCAAAGCTATGAGAACAATGACATTTATAATAAGGCTGTGGCGGTTTTGGAGACATATTGGCATGAGGAGCTTATACCGCTAGATGATACGAATCTTCACAATACTGAGGGTGGTACTGGCCAAGGTTTATCTTTTGGGTCCAACCTCCCCACATCTGATTtcaatttttctgaaaaaaattaa
- the LOC101507581 gene encoding calmodulin-binding protein 60 B-like, which produces MVSNRKSSKEHIGTSEIRINGSKWSLGVTKQPSISGLRNVINNTLVANDYNSFLETFIRGVVRDVVERKVQEHQISRAKVNEGGISGARPLELCFVNNKLPETVFTQSNIIAKDGPPLQIALFDVRSHSIVNDGPFSSMKIEICALKGEFGSCGNEDWTEIEFNANILSGRDGKQPLLVGERFITLKNGVACISKIIITDNSRWVRGRKFRLGVKAMQNGENVKEGRSQPFMVKDIRGESYEKHSPPFLNDDVWRLKKIAKKGKFHKRLSSHRIHTVKDLLQLLIVNESSLYEKFGKIQKKSWSAIIEHAKLCVIDDYKLYSYLASEQPMMLIFNSIYKLVAVTFDEQNYYLPDTLTPSLKNLVEVVKQDAYKNVDKFVSIDETLLNSISLEACLKSAVQGPKEIRSGYGQPSTSTSYEGMHNCQIYDDPVPNIRETPQKNNVEGEMYIEDGYLTETLINEYLLNTKWGLENNVLFGFSDGAACSTRFNISSNEKPKAVWCKFLVAIKWVISVKRDAAARRNANLFCFNY; this is translated from the exons ATGGTATCAAATAGGAAATCTAGCAAGGAGCATATAGGCACCAGTGAAATTCGTATTAATGGGTCTAAATGGAGTCTTGGTGTTACAAAACAACCATCAATAAG TGGCCTTAGAAATGTGATAAACAACACTCTAGTAGCCAATGATTACAATTCCTTCCTTGAAACTTTCATCCGAGGAGTG GTTAGAGATGTGGTGGAAAGAAAAGTCCAAGAGCACCAAATTTCAAG AGCAAAGGTTAATGAGGGTGGCATATCTGGAGCCAGACCCTTAGAATTATGTTTTGTTAATAACAAGTTGCCTGAAACAGTTTTTACTCAGTCTAATATAATAGCAAAAGATGGACCACCTCTTCAGATTGCTCTATTTGATGTTAGATCTCATTCAATAGTCAATGATGGTCCCTTTTCCTCAATGAAGATAGAGATTTGTGCCCTCAAAGGTGAGTTTGGATCTTGTGGCAATGAGGATTGGACTGAAATTGAATTCAATGCAAATATCTTAAGTGGAAGAGATGGTAAACAGCCACTTTTGGTTGGAGAGAGGTTCATTACTCTTAAAAATGGTGTTGCTTGCATCTCTAAAATTATCATAACTGATAACTCAAGATGGGTAAGAGGAAGAAAGTTTAGGTTAGGAGTCAAAGCTATGCAAAATGGAGAAAATGTTAAGGAGGGTAGAAGTCAACCTTTTATGGTCAAAGATATCCGAGGAGAGT CCTACGAGAAACATTCCCCTCCATTCTTGAATGATGATGTTTGGCGTTTGAAGAAAATTgctaaaaaaggaaaattccaCAAGCGTCTCTCTTCCCACAGAATTCACACTGTTAAGGATCTCTTGCAGTTACTCATAGTAAATGAATCTTCATTATATGAG AAGTTTGGGAAAATTCAGAAGAAGTCTTGGTCAGCGATTATTGAACACGCGAAATTGTGTGTTATAGATGATTACAAGCTTTACAGCTATCTTGCAAGTGAGCAACCAATGATGCTGATATTCAATTCCATCTACAAACTTGTGGCAGTGACATTTGATGAACAAAATTACTACTTACCAGACACTCTCACCCCTAGCTTGAAG AATTTGGTAGAAGTTGTGAAGCAGGATGCTTACAAAAATGTGGATAAATTTGTATCAATTGATGAGACTTTGTTGAACTCCATAAGCCTAGAAGCATGTCTAAAATCAGCAGTTCAAG gtccaaaagaAATAAGGTCAGGCTATGGTCAACCAAGTACCTCTACTTCATATGAAGGAATGCATAATTGTCAAATCTATGATGATCCAGTGCCAAACATAAGAGAAACACCACAAAAGAATAATGTGGAAGGTGAAATGTACATTGAAGATGGTTATTTGACAGAGACTCTCATAAATGAATATCTTCTTAATACAAAGTGGGGGctagaaaataatgttttatttggtttttcTGATGGAGCAGCGTGTAGCACTCGTTTTAATATATCAAGCAATGAGAAACCAAAAGCAGTGTGGTGTAAATTTCTGGTTGCTATCAAATGGGTCATATCAGTGAAAAGGGATGCAGCTGCTAGGAGGAATGCtaatttgttttgtttcaaCTATTAG